A portion of the Patescibacteria group bacterium genome contains these proteins:
- the ligA gene encoding NAD-dependent DNA ligase LigA translates to MDKPQAKIRIEKLKELIEKYRYSYHVKDKSLVSDAVNDSLKHELQELEDKFPDLVTPDSPTQRVGGKALAKFAKITHSQPMLSLIDAFSEEELKAWEVRISKLIPGQKLDYFAELKMDGLAISLIYKNGIFVRGATRGDGKTGEDVTQNLKTIEAIPLKLNRPKSKIFPKNLVDKIFSGELEVRGEVFLNLKDFKALNAERKKSGQLEFANPRNIAAGSVRQLDPKITASRKLDCYIYSIVTDLDLKTHELEHLLAHELGLKINPGSQKCENLKAVQEYFQDWEKKRAKLPYQIDGVVITVNEKKLWSKLGVVGKAPRFMIAYKWSPEEVTTIIEDIYVQVGRMGTLTPVAVLKPVVVAGSTVSRATLHNEDEIRKKEIKIGDTVVVHKAGDVIPEVEKVVKELRTGKEKEFKFPKTCPQCGGPVAREKGKAAYKCLNKKCFMIQRRALGHFVSRAAFDIAGIGPKIINKFIDEGLIRDAADLFGLKEGDVANLERFAEKSAQNIIESIQDHKKISLARFIYALGIPNVGEETAIDLAGQFGSIEKIKKASLEEIDIIRDIGPVVTKSIFDWFQDRENLKFIEKLLKSGVKIKSPHFAKASRGKQKLAGKSFVFTGGLETLTRDEAKEKARELGADISESVSKQTSFVIAGADPGSKYDKAKRLNIKILNEKEFLKLIK, encoded by the coding sequence ATGGATAAACCACAAGCTAAAATTAGAATTGAAAAACTCAAAGAACTCATTGAAAAATATCGATATTCTTATCATGTTAAGGATAAGTCTTTGGTTTCTGATGCGGTTAATGATTCTTTAAAGCATGAACTTCAGGAGTTAGAAGACAAATTTCCAGATTTAGTGACTCCAGATAGTCCAACTCAGCGCGTTGGCGGAAAAGCTTTGGCGAAATTTGCAAAAATAACTCATTCTCAACCAATGCTTTCTTTAATTGATGCTTTTTCAGAGGAAGAATTAAAAGCTTGGGAAGTGAGAATTTCTAAATTAATCCCCGGACAAAAATTAGATTATTTTGCCGAATTAAAAATGGATGGTTTGGCGATTTCTTTAATTTATAAAAATGGTATTTTTGTACGAGGTGCGACTCGTGGTGATGGTAAAACTGGCGAAGACGTCACTCAAAATTTAAAAACTATCGAGGCGATTCCTTTAAAATTAAATCGTCCTAAGAGCAAAATCTTTCCCAAAAATTTAGTTGATAAAATATTTTCCGGTGAACTTGAAGTTCGAGGCGAGGTATTTTTAAATCTAAAGGATTTTAAAGCTTTAAACGCCGAACGGAAAAAGAGCGGTCAGTTGGAATTCGCAAATCCTCGAAATATTGCCGCCGGGTCTGTGCGGCAACTTGATCCCAAAATTACGGCTTCGCGGAAATTAGATTGTTATATTTATAGTATTGTGACTGATTTAGATTTAAAAACTCATGAATTAGAACATTTGCTGGCTCATGAATTAGGCTTAAAAATTAATCCTGGTAGCCAAAAATGTGAAAATTTAAAAGCGGTGCAAGAATATTTTCAAGATTGGGAGAAAAAACGGGCAAAATTACCATACCAAATAGATGGGGTGGTGATAACGGTTAATGAAAAAAAGTTATGGTCGAAATTGGGGGTGGTTGGAAAGGCGCCTAGATTTATGATTGCTTATAAATGGTCACCGGAAGAAGTGACGACCATTATTGAAGATATTTATGTTCAAGTTGGTCGTATGGGGACTTTAACGCCAGTAGCGGTTTTAAAACCAGTGGTAGTGGCAGGGTCAACAGTGTCGCGAGCCACCTTGCATAATGAGGATGAAATTAGGAAAAAAGAAATCAAAATTGGTGATACGGTGGTGGTTCATAAAGCTGGAGATGTCATTCCGGAAGTGGAAAAAGTGGTCAAAGAATTGAGGACTGGCAAAGAGAAAGAATTTAAATTTCCCAAAACTTGTCCACAATGTGGTGGTCCGGTGGCGCGCGAAAAAGGCAAAGCTGCATATAAGTGTTTGAATAAAAAATGTTTTATGATCCAACGACGGGCATTAGGTCATTTTGTCTCTCGTGCCGCTTTTGATATTGCCGGAATTGGTCCTAAAATTATTAATAAATTTATTGACGAAGGTCTAATTCGCGATGCGGCGGATTTATTTGGACTAAAAGAAGGCGATGTAGCAAATCTGGAAAGATTTGCCGAAAAATCAGCTCAAAATATTATTGAATCAATCCAGGATCATAAAAAAATTTCATTGGCGAGGTTTATTTATGCTTTGGGAATTCCCAATGTGGGCGAAGAGACTGCCATCGATTTGGCGGGGCAATTTGGTTCGATTGAAAAAATTAAAAAGGCGAGTTTGGAAGAAATTGATATAATTCGAGATATTGGTCCGGTGGTAACAAAATCCATATTTGACTGGTTTCAAGATAGAGAGAATTTGAAATTTATTGAGAAATTATTAAAATCTGGTGTTAAAATAAAATCTCCCCACTTCGCCAAGGCTTCGCGGGGCAAGCAAAAATTAGCCGGCAAATCATTCGTTTTTACAGGAGGTTTAGAAACCTTGACTCGCGACGAAGCTAAAGAAAAAGCTCGAGAATTGGGTGCGGATATTTCTGAATCAGTTTCGAAACAAACTTCATTTGTAATCGCAGGTGCAGATCCTGGCTCGAAATATGATAAAGCGAAGCGGCTAAATATCAAAATTCTAAACGAGAAAGAATTTCTGAAATTAATAAAATAA
- the rplI gene encoding 50S ribosomal protein L9 has translation MKKAHKKIEVVLISEVEKLGQKGEKILAAKGYVQNYLIPQQKAILSTDPRAVKLLEEAAKKQKLREAEIAKAREIVEKISNFRLKMMAKATKDSKKIFGSITADQILKEISKNVKIELKKAKLIGKLPIRNIGNFALTLQLTPDVETKVNISVEAEKAAKSAKTKTAGSLKKVKKATKKSKSKKK, from the coding sequence ATGAAAAAAGCACATAAAAAAATTGAAGTGGTTTTAATTTCAGAAGTGGAAAAACTTGGCCAAAAAGGTGAGAAAATTTTAGCTGCCAAAGGGTATGTTCAAAATTATTTGATTCCTCAGCAAAAAGCAATTTTAAGCACTGATCCCAGAGCGGTTAAATTGCTAGAAGAGGCGGCGAAAAAACAAAAATTGCGGGAAGCTGAAATTGCCAAAGCCCGCGAAATTGTTGAAAAAATTTCCAATTTTCGCCTTAAAATGATGGCAAAAGCAACAAAAGACAGCAAAAAAATATTTGGATCAATCACCGCAGACCAAATCTTGAAAGAGATTTCAAAAAACGTTAAAATTGAATTGAAAAAAGCGAAATTAATTGGCAAGCTACCGATTAGAAATATTGGAAATTTTGCACTAACTCTTCAACTCACACCTGACGTTGAAACAAAAGTGAACATTAGCGTGGAAGCGGAAAAAGCGGCAAAATCAGCCAAAACCAAAACTGCCGGGAGTTTAAAAAAGGTCAAAAAAGCCACAAAAAAATCAAAAAGTAAGAAAAAATAA
- a CDS encoding prepilin-type N-terminal cleavage/methylation domain-containing protein: MKKRGFTLIELLVVIAVIGIIAIIVLASLGSARKKARDAVRLTDMRTIQTALELYFETFGQYPIYDNTGCAGWDTGNQLYPLLQDKLTQIDSHPLPVDPTGKVACSGYYYYRYPAGQMSCPANKGAFYVLGIKDMESSGNPHPSNPGFKCGIRNWQNEMEYFEWVTGKFSADH; this comes from the coding sequence ATGAAAAAGAGGGGTTTTACTTTAATTGAACTTTTGGTGGTAATCGCCGTAATTGGGATCATTGCAATAATAGTTTTGGCGAGTCTGGGGAGTGCGCGAAAAAAAGCTCGTGATGCCGTTAGATTAACTGATATGCGCACAATTCAGACCGCATTAGAATTATATTTTGAAACATTTGGGCAATATCCGATCTATGACAATACGGGATGTGCTGGTTGGGATACTGGAAACCAGCTTTACCCCTTATTGCAAGATAAATTAACCCAAATCGATTCTCACCCTCTGCCAGTAGATCCGACGGGAAAAGTGGCTTGTTCTGGTTATTATTATTACCGATATCCAGCTGGTCAGATGAGCTGTCCGGCTAACAAAGGTGCTTTTTATGTTTTAGGCATTAAAGACATGGAATCATCTGGCAATCCGCACCCCTCGAATCCTGGTTTTAAATGCGGAATCCGTAATTGGCAAAATGAAATGGAGTATTTTGAATGGGTGACTGGTAAATTTTCCGCAGATCATTAA
- a CDS encoding type II secretion system protein GspG: MENSQDNNPNNIIINPGNNPPNQAPAPTPMSVPAAPNQPPTYINQGPENAPETMTLAPEKKKKSCLGRILLIILLLIILVPTGLVYATEIGKLNIGLDKYYNRYGLEKLWKGMPIYPPLALAEVIKKEQIVSGVHFSGQLKISGSILNQISTAKKKTQPKNTKGQVLGELTSQSIIEMSLSGDIIPPDKSKAELSTNFGQKLSKIYFNDKTKITAQTITSNNKLYIKFSDSFLTPGLAQNKWQEIDYNQYMIYLKSVSSDDANKEFLQDVKKSIKSYQRTITVVNQVPVYQYRVVLDKNILKSQLGIDFTSDPIIEISIGKNDHLIYQLKFSGEGGNAQAMTKEELMINFSDYNKPVVISTPNEKDVEKHSFESLVINFITNGAINTQTKNQNSSASRDATRKTDLASISAALKLYHQDNGQYPIAATNERTDSANSVLASALVDKYLSSIPKDPQTPDHYYGYKSDGESFQLSCILENTSDSAGKKVGNLFLYIMTK; encoded by the coding sequence ATGGAAAACTCTCAGGACAATAATCCGAACAATATTATTATTAATCCTGGTAATAATCCTCCCAACCAAGCGCCAGCTCCGACGCCCATGTCGGTTCCAGCGGCCCCAAATCAGCCTCCAACCTATATTAATCAAGGTCCGGAAAATGCACCTGAAACAATGACGCTGGCTCCAGAAAAAAAGAAAAAAAGTTGCTTAGGTCGGATTTTATTAATTATTTTATTATTAATTATTTTAGTTCCGACAGGTTTAGTATATGCGACTGAAATTGGGAAACTTAATATTGGTTTAGATAAATATTACAATCGATATGGTTTGGAAAAATTATGGAAAGGGATGCCGATTTATCCGCCCCTTGCCTTAGCCGAAGTCATCAAAAAAGAACAAATAGTCAGCGGTGTTCATTTTTCAGGTCAACTAAAGATTTCCGGAAGTATCCTGAACCAAATTTCAACAGCGAAGAAAAAGACTCAGCCTAAAAACACCAAAGGCCAAGTTTTGGGAGAATTAACTTCTCAATCAATTATTGAAATGTCTTTGTCTGGAGATATAATACCACCGGATAAAAGCAAAGCCGAATTATCGACAAATTTTGGACAAAAATTATCCAAAATATATTTTAATGATAAGACCAAAATTACTGCACAAACAATTACGAGCAATAATAAATTATATATCAAATTTTCTGATAGTTTTTTAACCCCAGGATTGGCGCAAAATAAATGGCAGGAAATTGATTATAATCAATATATGATTTATCTAAAATCAGTTTCATCAGATGACGCCAATAAAGAATTTTTACAAGATGTTAAAAAATCAATAAAATCATACCAACGAACAATCACAGTTGTGAATCAAGTGCCAGTCTACCAATATCGGGTAGTCCTTGATAAAAATATTCTAAAAAGTCAACTTGGAATAGATTTTACTTCCGATCCAATTATTGAAATAAGTATCGGCAAAAATGATCATTTAATCTATCAACTGAAATTTTCTGGCGAGGGGGGGAATGCCCAAGCGATGACCAAAGAAGAACTGATGATTAATTTTTCCGATTATAATAAACCGGTTGTAATTTCAACCCCTAATGAAAAAGATGTTGAAAAACATAGTTTTGAGAGTTTAGTAATTAATTTTATCACGAACGGAGCTATTAATACTCAAACCAAAAACCAAAATTCGTCGGCATCGAGGGATGCTACTAGAAAAACTGACTTAGCCTCAATTTCCGCAGCTTTAAAATTATATCATCAGGATAATGGTCAGTATCCGATTGCTGCGACCAATGAGCGAACAGATAGCGCCAACAGTGTTTTGGCTTCGGCTTTGGTTGATAAATACTTAAGCTCGATACCGAAAGATCCACAAACGCCCGACCATTATTATGGATATAAATCTGATGGGGAGAGTTTCCAATTAAGCTGTATTTTGGAAAATACTTCAGATTCTGCCGGTAAAAAAGTTGGGAATTTATTCTTATATATAATGACCAAATAA
- a CDS encoding permease-like cell division protein FtsX, producing the protein MQQVTGTTALSRVFKWSILSFWRNRLLSIAATLVMTLTLLTISLFVILNLIIGTTVDVVQHKIDLVVYLTESATEADITNLKTQVEQMPEVASVNYIDKAQALAKWQSKEIKDELKNIATTADNPLPRSLEIKVKDLTKLEQTATFFESAEVKPLVDKTTMHENRATINRLLKTTRFFRISGIIFSAFFVLISLLVIFNTIRLAIYSRRDEIDIMKLVGATSSAIRWPFIVEGMFYGLLATVISVILLFVGFRFLSPVVNKYLGELMTEWGGSLMNYFIANLWQIILWQLLVGFAIGAACSFLAIRKHLKV; encoded by the coding sequence ATGCAACAAGTGACTGGAACTACGGCTCTTTCGAGAGTTTTCAAGTGGAGTATTTTGAGTTTTTGGCGAAACCGCTTATTGTCAATTGCGGCCACCCTAGTAATGACTCTAACGCTTTTGACGATTTCATTATTTGTAATTTTGAATTTAATTATTGGTACGACTGTTGACGTGGTACAACATAAAATTGACCTGGTGGTGTATTTAACTGAATCTGCGACCGAGGCAGATATTACAAATCTTAAAACTCAAGTAGAACAAATGCCTGAAGTTGCCTCAGTAAATTATATTGATAAAGCTCAAGCTTTGGCAAAGTGGCAATCAAAAGAAATAAAAGATGAGCTAAAAAATATTGCTACCACCGCTGACAACCCTTTGCCTCGCAGTTTGGAAATTAAAGTCAAAGATTTAACCAAACTTGAACAAACCGCCACCTTTTTTGAATCCGCAGAAGTTAAACCTTTGGTGGATAAAACCACCATGCACGAGAATCGGGCGACGATTAATCGATTATTAAAAACTACCCGTTTCTTTCGCATTAGCGGGATAATTTTTTCAGCATTTTTCGTTTTAATTTCTTTATTGGTTATTTTTAACACGATTCGTTTAGCAATATATAGCCGTCGCGACGAGATTGACATTATGAAATTAGTGGGCGCCACCAGCTCGGCGATTCGTTGGCCTTTTATAGTTGAAGGGATGTTTTATGGATTATTGGCAACAGTAATATCGGTGATTTTGCTCTTTGTGGGTTTTAGATTTTTATCACCAGTAGTAAATAAATATTTAGGCGAGTTAATGACTGAATGGGGTGGCAGTTTGATGAATTATTTTATTGCTAATTTGTGGCAAATTATTTTATGGCAATTATTGGTGGGATTCGCGATTGGCGCCGCTTGCAGTTTCTTGGCAATCAGAAAACACCTTAAAGTGTAG
- a CDS encoding peptidoglycan DD-metalloendopeptidase family protein, which produces MLLKNFLTKTMQTMSKIVLYVFLIVFLFPQYTAADSIQDKQRELQNIQSQIDQQQKLLNQKSGERRTLAGQVSSMDAQIRQTQLSINKTQTEIDLAQVEITKLNTQIAQKEKELKRQKQILNEALRVIYQETDTSFIEMLFSSNNISQVLDQTEYLGAVEGKIENTMAEIKQVKSALATDKKEQETKKTQLAEKKDELKIKESGLSGQRNTRNGLLVETRGQEFAYQQLLSQRQIEWERSNAELKRMEAALYSGGPDSGPGYSVPNWPMYGRISVPYGACGCDAYFCGKCHTGIDIVASPYTSVRAAKDGVVKDTVNSCRDSVGDYGCGGGYGNRVIIEHNDGHVSIYGHLSQGSVRVRVGTRVSGGKTVIGSEGNSGFSTDFHLHFEIRNRMWGSSVRPLLP; this is translated from the coding sequence ATGCTCTTGAAGAATTTTTTGACAAAAACTATGCAAACTATGAGCAAAATTGTGCTTTATGTTTTTCTCATAGTTTTTTTATTTCCGCAATATACTGCTGCAGATTCAATTCAGGATAAACAAAGAGAACTGCAGAATATTCAATCTCAAATTGATCAGCAGCAAAAGCTCTTAAATCAAAAATCCGGCGAAAGAAGAACCTTGGCAGGTCAAGTTTCATCAATGGATGCGCAAATCAGACAGACTCAACTCTCAATTAATAAAACGCAGACTGAAATTGATTTAGCGCAGGTTGAAATTACTAAACTTAATACACAAATTGCTCAAAAGGAAAAAGAATTAAAACGTCAAAAACAAATTCTCAACGAAGCCTTGAGAGTAATTTATCAAGAAACTGACACCAGTTTTATTGAAATGCTATTTTCTTCTAATAATATTTCGCAGGTTTTGGACCAAACTGAATATTTGGGGGCAGTTGAAGGCAAAATCGAAAATACAATGGCAGAAATCAAACAAGTAAAGTCTGCCCTTGCAACTGATAAAAAAGAGCAGGAAACTAAAAAAACCCAATTGGCTGAGAAAAAAGATGAATTAAAAATAAAAGAGTCAGGTCTAAGCGGGCAAAGAAATACGCGGAATGGTTTACTGGTTGAGACAAGAGGTCAAGAGTTTGCATACCAACAATTATTGTCACAGAGACAAATAGAATGGGAGAGATCCAACGCCGAACTGAAACGTATGGAAGCTGCTTTGTATTCGGGTGGTCCTGATAGTGGACCTGGTTATAGTGTCCCAAATTGGCCGATGTATGGAAGAATAAGTGTCCCATATGGGGCTTGTGGGTGTGATGCATATTTTTGTGGTAAATGCCATACGGGCATAGATATTGTTGCCAGCCCCTATACTTCAGTTAGAGCAGCAAAAGACGGGGTTGTTAAAGATACAGTTAACTCTTGCCGTGATTCTGTTGGAGATTATGGTTGTGGTGGAGGATATGGTAATCGGGTTATAATTGAACATAATGATGGTCATGTTTCAATATATGGACATTTAAGTCAGGGTTCTGTGAGGGTAAGAGTGGGGACTAGAGTTTCTGGAGGAAAAACGGTGATTGGCTCAGAGGGTAATAGTGGTTTCTCAACCGATTTTCATCTCCATTTTGAAATTAGGAATAGGATGTGGGGATCATCTGTAAGACCATTACTACCATAA
- a CDS encoding S41 family peptidase, with product MKFRKILLPIIFVLSLGIFYFLGYLHGHANLVFSKKFVPQITNTELGKPKDIDFSLFWEVWNKVEDQYPGKVDRKKIFYGAISGILTGLDDPYSVFMEPGQSKTFLNDLEGIFDGIGVEITMKNNQITIVSALKDTPASKAGLMANDIILKIDGKETTNMTLDEVVNKIRGVKGTKVTLTIYRNGKQKDYTVTRDKIKVESVKYEFKDSNIAYIKIDQFGDDTEDLFNKAISEIQLKKPKGIILDLRDNPGGYLETSVNIASAFIKNGVIVSEQYKGDKKDEYKSTGDGRLEGYKLVVLVNGGSASASEIVAGAIQDLGKGKLIGEKTFGKGSVQELEALKDEAYLRLTVAKWLTPKGRYINSSGIEPDIVVEMTQKDIDADRDPQLDRALSEIKK from the coding sequence TTGAAGTTTAGAAAAATACTCTTGCCTATTATTTTTGTTTTGAGCCTAGGAATTTTTTATTTTCTGGGCTATTTACATGGTCACGCGAATTTAGTTTTTTCGAAAAAATTTGTCCCGCAAATTACTAATACGGAATTGGGCAAACCCAAAGATATCGATTTTTCGCTTTTTTGGGAGGTTTGGAATAAGGTTGAAGATCAATATCCGGGCAAGGTGGATCGCAAGAAAATATTTTATGGCGCAATTTCTGGAATTTTGACAGGTTTAGATGACCCATACTCAGTTTTTATGGAGCCTGGCCAATCAAAAACATTTTTAAATGATTTAGAGGGTATTTTTGATGGCATTGGTGTCGAAATTACGATGAAAAATAACCAAATTACGATAGTTTCCGCCCTAAAAGATACTCCCGCTTCAAAAGCTGGTTTGATGGCAAATGATATAATTTTAAAAATAGATGGCAAAGAAACGACAAACATGACGTTGGATGAAGTGGTAAATAAAATTAGAGGTGTGAAAGGAACCAAGGTAACCTTAACAATTTATCGGAATGGCAAACAAAAAGATTATACTGTGACTAGAGATAAAATTAAGGTTGAAAGTGTTAAATATGAATTTAAGGATAGTAATATCGCCTATATCAAAATTGACCAATTTGGTGATGACACCGAAGATTTATTCAACAAAGCCATCTCTGAAATCCAGCTGAAAAAACCCAAAGGAATAATTTTAGATTTAAGGGATAATCCGGGTGGATATTTAGAAACTTCAGTTAATATCGCCAGCGCCTTTATTAAAAACGGCGTGATTGTTTCTGAACAATACAAAGGTGACAAAAAAGATGAATATAAATCAACCGGCGACGGCAGATTAGAAGGTTATAAATTAGTAGTTTTGGTTAACGGCGGTTCGGCCTCAGCTTCGGAAATTGTCGCTGGCGCGATACAAGATTTAGGCAAAGGCAAATTAATTGGCGAAAAAACCTTTGGCAAGGGTTCTGTTCAAGAACTGGAAGCTTTAAAAGATGAGGCATATTTGAGATTAACGGTGGCGAAGTGGTTGACGCCAAAAGGTAGATACATTAATTCATCGGGTATTGAACCCGATATTGTGGTTGAAATGACCCAAAAAGATATTGACGCTGATCGAGATCCGCAATTAGATCGCGCATTATCAGAAATTAAAAAATAG
- the gatC gene encoding Asp-tRNA(Asn)/Glu-tRNA(Gln) amidotransferase subunit GatC produces the protein MVRISKKEIEHIAELARLGITEKEKSEFSEQLSEVLSYVELLNQIDTKDVEPTAQVTGLKNVFRDDNPEAQTQHRASKKELLQNAPQIKDDYFKVPIVLDQQ, from the coding sequence ATGGTAAGAATTTCAAAAAAGGAAATTGAACATATTGCCGAATTAGCACGGTTGGGGATCACAGAGAAAGAAAAATCTGAATTTTCAGAACAATTGTCTGAAGTTTTGTCGTATGTAGAATTGTTAAATCAAATTGACACTAAGGATGTTGAACCAACTGCGCAGGTGACAGGGTTGAAAAATGTTTTTCGAGACGACAATCCAGAAGCTCAAACACAACATCGGGCGAGCAAAAAAGAATTATTACAAAATGCACCACAAATTAAAGACGATTATTTTAAGGTGCCAATAGTTTTAGATCAGCAATAA
- the htpX gene encoding zinc metalloprotease HtpX produces MYQQIDSNKRRTVLLMGLFLIFIIGIGFVFAQIYNNYFILVAAVLFSLFQTLISYYYSDRITLAISRAKPVSRTEPFLELHRLVENLAITAGLPKPKIYLISDSAPNAFATGRDPKRAAIAVTTGLLGKLNKNELEGVIAHELSHVGNYDIRLMTIVVVLVGVVALLSDWFLRWSWWGGGRRNNNEGGQIGAILLLIGIILAIVAPIAATLIQLAISRKREFLADASGVLLTRYPEGLAEALEKISKDPEPLEVANRATAHLYFANPLKNKKVSSLFSTHPPVEERIRALRKML; encoded by the coding sequence ATGTATCAACAAATCGATTCTAATAAACGAAGAACTGTCTTATTGATGGGACTATTCCTAATTTTTATAATTGGGATTGGTTTTGTATTTGCTCAGATATATAATAATTATTTTATTTTAGTGGCAGCAGTTTTATTCTCGTTATTTCAGACTTTAATTTCTTATTATTATTCCGACCGAATCACTTTAGCCATTTCTCGAGCAAAACCAGTTTCCAGAACAGAGCCATTTTTAGAATTGCATCGTTTAGTAGAAAATTTAGCGATTACTGCCGGTTTGCCAAAGCCCAAAATTTATCTAATTTCCGATTCGGCGCCAAATGCCTTTGCCACCGGTCGCGATCCCAAACGCGCGGCGATAGCAGTCACGACTGGGTTATTAGGCAAGTTAAATAAAAATGAACTTGAAGGTGTGATTGCACATGAATTATCGCATGTGGGAAATTATGATATTCGGCTGATGACAATCGTGGTGGTTTTGGTGGGCGTGGTGGCTTTATTGTCGGATTGGTTTTTGAGGTGGAGTTGGTGGGGAGGTGGACGCCGCAATAATAATGAGGGAGGGCAAATTGGGGCAATTTTACTTTTAATTGGAATTATTTTAGCCATTGTGGCGCCAATTGCCGCCACTTTGATTCAATTGGCAATTTCCAGGAAAAGGGAATTTTTAGCTGATGCCTCGGGCGTATTATTAACGCGATATCCGGAAGGATTAGCCGAGGCTTTGGAAAAAATATCAAAAGATCCCGAGCCATTAGAAGTGGCAAACCGCGCCACAGCGCATTTATATTTTGCCAATCCCCTTAAAAATAAAAAGGTATCGAGCCTATTTTCGACGCATCCACCCGTGGAGGAACGGATTAGGGCTTTGCGAAAAATGCTTTAA
- a CDS encoding LemA family protein, translating to MIALWVILGVVLVLVVWVIAIFNGLVVLKNRTKEAWSDIDVQLKRRYDLIPNLVESVKGYAKHEKELFEKVTKARAEAMSAEGPAEQAQAENALSKTLKSIFAVAENYPQLRASENFQKLQDELTDTENKIEAARRFYNANVRDLNIKIEKFPDNAVAGMFGYKQMELFELEEPAARESVKVKF from the coding sequence ATGATTGCTTTATGGGTGATTTTGGGGGTAGTTTTAGTTTTGGTCGTTTGGGTAATTGCAATTTTTAATGGTTTAGTAGTTTTGAAAAACAGGACAAAAGAAGCTTGGTCTGATATTGATGTGCAGCTCAAAAGACGCTATGACCTAATTCCAAATTTGGTTGAATCAGTCAAAGGCTATGCAAAACATGAAAAAGAGCTATTTGAAAAAGTTACCAAAGCTCGCGCTGAGGCAATGTCAGCTGAGGGACCAGCCGAACAAGCGCAAGCTGAAAACGCTCTTTCAAAAACCTTAAAGAGTATTTTTGCCGTAGCTGAAAATTATCCGCAACTTCGAGCCTCAGAAAATTTCCAAAAATTGCAAGATGAGCTAACTGATACTGAGAATAAGATAGAAGCGGCTCGCAGATTTTACAACGCGAATGTTAGAGATCTGAACATCAAAATCGAAAAATTTCCAGACAATGCGGTGGCTGGTATGTTTGGCTACAAGCAAATGGAGCTTTTTGAATTAGAAGAACCAGCCGCGCGAGAATCAGTTAAAGTCAAATTTTAA
- a CDS encoding reverse transcriptase domain-containing protein, whose amino-acid sequence MKLQPIRSQKDLNDIFDINDQKIISLIKLKNKYKKRSIPKKSGGIRVITEPAPELKSFQKKLGSYIFRMKKLKFAYGGVKNKCREDVAKLHRCNYFILKCDIKNCFPSIRKKVVVKELLNFGFTYKYAKLFTEIITFEGSLPQGAPSSPGMANLILDKIDNQIITVLPFGCKYSRWIDDIMISFPKKNQLKIIKDISKKIENIIHSNGLNLKDGVSIILKEHCSDLLGQSISKKINIPKKWYKILRSQVYRLKRGFYKGKEQEKIIALIKGKMVLLKSVTVHHKKQTRYYTLKKILDKIM is encoded by the coding sequence ATGAAATTGCAACCCATACGTTCTCAAAAAGATTTAAATGATATTTTTGATATTAACGATCAAAAAATTATTAGTCTTATTAAGCTAAAAAATAAATATAAAAAGCGATCTATCCCGAAAAAATCTGGTGGAATAAGGGTAATAACGGAGCCCGCACCCGAATTGAAATCTTTCCAAAAAAAGCTGGGTAGCTATATTTTTCGTATGAAAAAATTAAAATTCGCTTATGGTGGCGTGAAGAATAAATGCCGAGAAGATGTCGCTAAACTTCACAGATGTAATTATTTTATTCTTAAATGTGATATTAAAAATTGTTTCCCTTCGATTAGAAAAAAAGTAGTGGTTAAAGAATTGTTGAACTTTGGTTTTACATATAAATACGCTAAATTGTTCACAGAAATAATAACTTTTGAAGGATCTCTTCCTCAGGGTGCACCTTCAAGTCCGGGCATGGCGAATTTAATATTAGATAAGATTGATAATCAAATTATAACTGTACTACCGTTTGGCTGTAAATATTCCCGATGGATTGATGACATTATGATTTCATTTCCGAAAAAAAATCAACTAAAAATAATTAAAGACATATCGAAAAAAATTGAGAATATAATTCATTCTAATGGTTTAAATCTGAAAGATGGGGTTTCTATTATCCTCAAGGAGCATTGCAGCGATTTACTTGGGCAATCAATATCTAAGAAGATTAATATTCCTAAAAAATGGTATAAAATTTTACGGAGTCAAGTTTATAGACTTAAAAGGGGATTTTATAAAGGTAAAGAACAAGAAAAAATAATAGCTTTAATCAAAGGTAAAATGGTATTATTAAAAAGTGTTACCGTCCATCACAAAAAACAAACTAGATATTATACGCTTAAGAAAATACTTGATAAAATTATGTGA